From the Serinus canaria isolate serCan28SL12 chromosome 21, serCan2020, whole genome shotgun sequence genome, one window contains:
- the MIIP gene encoding migration and invasion-inhibitory protein, producing the protein MDLELLKRLRQTSQDLLQRLRMKQEEIRKGLPSKQLLPPSHHGSAAAERWRRVKEHQVDAVKSPAGIMVSVEPRAGPALSSCPKHSSNARGVQQQQAKTQEGAGFNSNLAGKGKNVMPVSAVIMCGRKISRVDGDGGAQGSPEKESSFLGHGENRKQSPLLHGFHEKSRPGPSLSRVQNKEAGEQHMVIREPHGPKSVLLMSPSKEVKKEARHVTFQPDPAEDAIPVSSWSAHPLLGYDWIAGLLDTKSPVTEKSEQYFAELHEFRQSNRDSCIHQQHLEPEALDCTGPEQRELDLIIGSHKCVYCYGLNERLFTIPVDSEAACPVCKIPRSHQPPGTLEEPTHVMVSIPRGALLPAHKYRAHRRRSFEPADDLALHSHCLAGWESMVPSSSTLFSSLDLRASLEEKPSPYPHLDKVSRVLREARTDKFLHLPHLHT; encoded by the exons ATGGACTTAGAGCTCCTGAAGAGGCTGCGCCAGACCAGCCAGGACCTTCTGCAGAGGCTGAGAATGAAGCAGGAGGAGATCAGAAAAGGACTTCCCAGCAAGCAGCTCCTTCCACCATCTCATCAtggcagtgcagctgctgagagaTGGAGGAGAGTG AAGGAACATCAGGTCGATGCAGTAAAATCTCCAGCTGGAATAATGGTGTCTGTGGAACccagagctggcccagccctCAGTTCATGTCCTAAACACAGCAGCAATGCCAGAGGGGTACAGCAGCAACAAGCAAAGACACAGGAAGGAGCAGGTTTCAATTCCAACCttgctgggaaaggaaagaatgtTATGCCAGTGTCTGCAGTCATTATGTGTGGCAGAAAAATCTCCAGAGTGGATGGGGATGGTGGTGCTCAAGGAAGTCCAGAGAAAGAATCCTCCTTCCTGGGACATggagagaacagaaaacagtCTCCTCTGCTGCATGGTTTCCATGAGAAAAGTCGTCCAGGGCCATCACTGAGCAGAGTGCAAAATAAAGAGGCTGGTGAGCAGCACATGGTCATCAGAGAGCCCCACGGCCCTAAATCAGTCTTGTTGATGTCTCCATCCAAAGAGGTGAAG aaggaaGCTCGTCATGTGACTTTTCAGCCTGACCCTGCAGAAGATGCCATACCTGTCAGCAGCTGGTCTGCCCATCCTTTGCTGGGCTATGACTGGATTGCAG GGCTTCTTGATACAAAGTCTCCAGTAACAGAAAAATCTGAGCAATACTTTGCTGAGCTGCACGAGTTCCGACAGTCCAACAGAGACAGCTGTATTcatcagcagcacctgga GCCTGAGGCTCTGGATTGCACAGGTCCTGAACAACGAGAACTGGATTTGATAATTGGTTCTCATAAGT GTGTTTACTGCTATGGATTAAACGAGCGCCTCTTCACCATCCCCGTGGATTCAGAAGCTGCCTGCCCTGTGTGTAAGATCCCACGTAGCCACCAGCCCCCAGGGACACTGGAGGAGCCAACCCATGTCAT GGTCAGCATTCCCAGGGGTGCCCTCTTGCCAGCCCACAAGTACAGAGCCCATCGCAGGAGGAGCTTTGAGCCAGCAGATGATCTAGCTCTGCACTCA CATtgcctggctggctgggaaAGCATGgttccttccagcagcaccctATTCAGCAGTTTGGATCTGAGAGCCTCACTGGAAGAGAAGCCTTCTCCCTATCCTCACCTG GACAAAGTGTCCAGAGTGTTAAGAGAAGCCAGAACTGACAAGTTTCTGCACCTGCCTCACTTGCACACCTGA